One segment of Amycolatopsis alba DSM 44262 DNA contains the following:
- a CDS encoding acyl-CoA carboxylase subunit beta yields the protein MVQVESGTHSKLADLYRRSTEATQAVSPSATGRQREPGSLPARERIALLLDPGSFVEMDEFVRHQSYNFGQQRNRPYGDGVVTGYGTVGGRGVCVFSQDATVFGGSLGEAHGEKIVKVMDLAIKTGRPVIGINDGAGGRLQEGVAAQAAYGEIFRRNVRASGVLPQISLIMGACAGGACYSPALTDFVVMVDKTSHMFITGPEVVRTVTGEEVTLEQLDGASTNGIRSGNAHYFAEDEEDAIAYVQELLSFLPANNLSEAPLFETDAAPGGFFDDVTETDRELDTLIPDSPNQPYDMHEVINRVVDDGDFLEVHELFAPNILVGFGRVDGRSVGVVANQPTQFAGCLDIDASEKAARFVRTCDAFNIPVLTFVDVPGFLPGTDQEWNGIIRRGAKLIYAYAEATVPLVTVITRKAYGGAYDVMGSKHLGADVNLAWPTAQVAVMGAQGAANIVHRKTLAAAAADGKDVDALRAELIQEYEDTLLNPYAAAERGYVDSVIVPAHTRGHIAKALSLLQGKRETLPPKKHGNIPL from the coding sequence ATGGTGCAGGTGGAGTCGGGAACCCACAGTAAACTGGCAGATCTTTACCGACGTTCCACAGAGGCGACGCAGGCCGTTTCGCCATCCGCAACAGGGAGGCAGCGCGAGCCGGGAAGCCTGCCTGCACGCGAGCGCATCGCTCTGCTGCTCGATCCGGGCTCGTTCGTCGAAATGGATGAGTTCGTCCGGCACCAGTCGTACAACTTCGGCCAGCAGCGCAATCGCCCCTATGGGGATGGCGTGGTGACCGGCTATGGCACAGTCGGTGGGCGCGGCGTGTGCGTGTTCAGCCAGGACGCCACTGTCTTCGGCGGCTCGCTGGGTGAGGCGCATGGCGAGAAGATCGTCAAGGTGATGGATCTGGCGATCAAGACCGGGCGTCCGGTCATCGGCATCAACGACGGTGCGGGCGGACGCCTGCAGGAAGGCGTGGCCGCGCAGGCCGCCTATGGGGAGATCTTCCGACGGAACGTGCGGGCTTCCGGGGTCTTGCCGCAGATCTCGCTGATCATGGGCGCTTGCGCGGGAGGGGCGTGCTACTCCCCCGCGCTGACCGACTTCGTGGTGATGGTCGACAAGACCTCGCACATGTTCATCACCGGCCCTGAGGTGGTGAGGACCGTGACCGGCGAGGAGGTCACGCTCGAACAGTTGGACGGTGCGAGCACAAACGGCATCCGATCGGGGAACGCCCACTACTTCGCCGAGGACGAGGAGGACGCGATCGCCTATGTCCAGGAACTGCTCTCGTTCCTCCCGGCGAACAACCTGTCCGAAGCACCGCTGTTCGAGACCGACGCGGCGCCGGGCGGCTTCTTCGACGACGTCACCGAGACCGACCGCGAGCTCGACACGCTGATCCCGGACTCGCCGAACCAGCCGTACGACATGCACGAGGTCATCAACCGCGTCGTCGACGACGGTGACTTCCTCGAGGTACACGAACTGTTCGCACCCAACATCCTGGTCGGCTTCGGCCGGGTGGACGGGCGCAGCGTCGGCGTCGTGGCGAACCAGCCGACCCAGTTCGCCGGCTGCCTCGACATCGACGCGTCCGAGAAGGCCGCCCGGTTCGTGCGCACCTGCGACGCGTTCAACATCCCGGTACTGACCTTCGTCGACGTCCCCGGCTTCCTGCCCGGCACCGACCAGGAATGGAACGGCATCATCCGCCGCGGCGCGAAACTGATCTACGCCTACGCCGAAGCGACCGTCCCGCTCGTCACCGTCATCACCCGCAAGGCCTACGGCGGCGCGTACGACGTCATGGGATCGAAACACCTCGGCGCGGACGTCAACCTGGCCTGGCCGACCGCGCAGGTCGCCGTCATGGGCGCCCAGGGCGCGGCGAACATCGTGCACCGCAAGACCCTCGCCGCGGCCGCCGCCGACGGCAAGGACGTCGACGCGCTGCGCGCGGAGCTCATCCAGGAATACGAGGACACGCTCCTGAACCCGTACGCGGCAGCCGAACGCGGCTACGTCGACTCAGTGATCGTGCCCGCACACACCCGCGGCCACATCGCCAAGGCGCTCTCACTGCTCCAGGGCAAACGGGAAACACTGCCGCCCAAGAAGCACGGGAACATCCCGCTGTGA
- a CDS encoding 3-oxoacyl-ACP synthase III family protein, with the protein MTVTVEIAGTGSYLPAGKLTNDRLAAQLGIDEKWILEKTGIDERRVARAEEVTSDLAARAARLALADAGVPASEVDVLIVATVTPDQPIPATACFVQHKIGAVHAVAFDVAAGCSGSVFGLAMAHDMLVSNPQRNTAVVIGAEVFSRVMDYTDKKTSTLFGDGAGAIVLRKTPSGNGLITTLLASDGAKADLAYIEAGGARLPASADTVAAEQHYVRMNGYDIRTTVTSTLPKLVAALLDQAGHSIEDVHHIIPHQVNGVILRQWSDLLEVPPDLIHNIAAWSGNTGAASVPIALDHASRTGKLARGDLVMLISFGAGLTLGGVMLTW; encoded by the coding sequence ATGACTGTCACCGTGGAAATCGCGGGAACCGGGTCGTACCTGCCCGCCGGTAAGTTGACGAACGACCGACTGGCGGCGCAGCTGGGCATCGACGAGAAGTGGATCCTGGAGAAGACCGGGATCGACGAACGTCGCGTCGCCCGTGCCGAGGAGGTCACCTCCGACCTGGCCGCGCGCGCTGCGCGCCTTGCGTTGGCCGACGCCGGTGTTCCTGCGTCCGAGGTTGACGTTCTCATCGTCGCCACGGTAACGCCGGATCAGCCGATTCCCGCCACGGCGTGCTTCGTGCAGCACAAAATCGGTGCCGTGCATGCCGTGGCCTTCGACGTCGCCGCCGGCTGCTCCGGGTCGGTGTTCGGCCTGGCCATGGCCCACGACATGCTCGTGTCGAACCCACAGCGCAACACCGCCGTGGTGATCGGAGCGGAAGTCTTCTCCAGGGTCATGGACTACACCGACAAGAAGACCTCCACGCTGTTCGGCGACGGCGCCGGCGCGATCGTCTTGCGGAAAACCCCGTCGGGGAACGGACTGATAACGACGCTCCTCGCCTCTGACGGGGCCAAGGCCGACCTCGCCTACATCGAGGCCGGAGGGGCCCGCCTCCCGGCCAGCGCGGACACCGTCGCGGCGGAGCAGCACTACGTCCGCATGAACGGCTACGACATCCGCACGACCGTCACCTCCACCCTGCCCAAACTGGTGGCGGCACTGCTCGACCAAGCAGGACACTCGATCGAGGACGTGCACCACATCATTCCCCACCAGGTCAACGGGGTCATCCTGCGGCAATGGTCGGACCTTCTCGAAGTGCCACCTGATCTCATCCACAACATCGCCGCCTGGTCGGGCAACACCGGGGCCGCCTCGGTCCCCATCGCTCTGGATCATGCCTCCCGGACCGGAAAGCTCGCACGCGGCGACCTCGTCATGCTCATCTCGTTCGGCGCGGGACTTACCCTCGGCGGAGTGATGCTGACATGGTGA
- a CDS encoding TIGR03621 family F420-dependent LLM class oxidoreductase produces MVNPQATDPGKRPFRFGVGLKQGGSKREWVDKCRKAEELGYDVLGVADHLGRPAPFPSLVLAAETTQRCRLATFVLNAGFYQPALLVRDITTTDELTDGRLELGLGTGYDRRDFDRAGLVFPTPRARVDHLARTVEEIRRHFPRPVDDQKQRTGPPLWIPGRGDRLLALAAREADIVGFTGFAPGNDGDIAYLTDREGVAERVAYVKKSLGTRLSRVELNIYVWRVVVTDHREREAERLAPLRTLSAERMLDVPTVLIGTARQIIDQLIEYRELFGFSYITVEEFNLDALAPVIELARGQ; encoded by the coding sequence ATGGTGAACCCGCAGGCCACCGATCCCGGCAAGCGACCGTTCAGGTTCGGCGTCGGCCTCAAGCAGGGAGGATCCAAACGGGAATGGGTCGACAAGTGCCGGAAGGCGGAGGAACTAGGCTATGACGTCCTCGGGGTCGCCGACCACCTGGGCAGACCCGCCCCGTTCCCGTCGCTCGTACTGGCCGCCGAAACGACGCAGCGGTGCCGGCTGGCCACGTTCGTGCTCAACGCCGGCTTCTACCAACCAGCCCTGCTCGTCCGGGACATCACGACCACTGACGAGCTGACCGACGGACGGCTCGAACTCGGCCTGGGGACGGGCTACGACCGACGGGATTTCGACCGTGCCGGATTGGTCTTCCCCACGCCACGCGCCCGAGTCGACCACCTCGCGCGCACCGTCGAGGAGATCAGACGGCACTTCCCGAGGCCCGTCGATGATCAGAAGCAGCGTACGGGCCCGCCGCTGTGGATACCCGGACGCGGCGACCGTCTGCTGGCCCTGGCGGCTCGCGAGGCCGACATCGTGGGCTTCACCGGCTTCGCGCCGGGCAACGACGGCGACATCGCCTACCTGACCGACAGGGAAGGGGTCGCCGAGCGCGTGGCCTATGTGAAGAAGTCGCTGGGGACACGACTTTCCCGAGTGGAACTCAACATCTACGTGTGGCGCGTGGTCGTCACCGACCACCGGGAACGGGAAGCGGAACGCCTGGCACCACTGCGCACGCTGAGCGCGGAACGGATGCTGGACGTCCCCACCGTCCTGATCGGCACCGCGCGGCAGATCATCGACCAGTTGATCGAGTATCGCGAACTCTTCGGCTTCTCTTACATCACGGTAGAGGAGTTCAACCTCGACGCGCTGGCACCCGTGATCGAACTGGCCCGTGGCCAGTAA
- a CDS encoding CaiB/BaiF CoA transferase family protein codes for MTGGPLAGLRVIELGGLGPGPFCGMLLADLGADVVRVDRPGGVTTFHPYGRELLNRGKRSVLADLKTTEGKNLVLSLADHADLFIEGFRPGVVEKLGVGPEECLRRNPTLVYGRVTGWGQAGPLAGTAGHDITYIAPTGVLHAIGSHDGPPQIPLGLIGDFAGGLYLAVGLLSGLHEARNGQGQVVDAAMCDGAAHLMTMFYGLLGSGAWEDRRGTNLFDGGAPFYGVYETRDGEYMAVGAVEAEFFHEFAERLGIDGDVDHLDRGQWEELRETIATRFQQRTRAEWMERFEGSDACVAPVLSMTEAPEHPHLQERGSFVTIDGVTQPASSPRFSRTATAAPRKPPIPGTHTAEVIKDWLGPRHSDID; via the coding sequence ATGACCGGAGGTCCACTGGCGGGACTGCGTGTGATCGAACTCGGCGGCCTCGGGCCGGGACCGTTCTGCGGAATGCTCTTGGCTGACCTCGGGGCCGACGTCGTGCGCGTGGACCGCCCCGGCGGCGTGACAACCTTCCATCCGTACGGACGCGAACTGCTCAACAGGGGGAAACGCTCGGTCTTGGCAGACCTCAAAACCACTGAGGGCAAAAATCTGGTGCTCTCACTGGCAGATCATGCCGACCTGTTCATCGAGGGTTTCCGTCCGGGCGTGGTCGAAAAACTGGGCGTCGGCCCGGAGGAGTGTCTGCGCCGCAACCCCACCCTGGTGTACGGCAGGGTCACCGGCTGGGGTCAGGCTGGTCCTCTCGCGGGTACTGCGGGCCACGACATCACCTACATCGCTCCGACCGGTGTCCTCCACGCCATCGGCAGTCACGACGGGCCACCGCAGATCCCGTTGGGCCTGATCGGGGACTTCGCCGGCGGACTGTACCTGGCGGTGGGCCTCCTCTCGGGACTGCACGAGGCCAGGAACGGCCAAGGACAGGTGGTCGACGCGGCAATGTGCGATGGAGCCGCCCACCTCATGACCATGTTCTACGGCCTTCTCGGCAGCGGTGCATGGGAGGACAGACGAGGGACCAACCTGTTCGACGGAGGAGCCCCCTTCTACGGCGTATATGAGACACGGGACGGCGAGTACATGGCCGTCGGCGCGGTGGAAGCGGAGTTCTTCCACGAATTCGCCGAACGCCTGGGCATCGACGGCGACGTCGACCACCTCGACCGGGGCCAGTGGGAAGAACTACGCGAAACCATCGCGACCAGGTTCCAGCAACGAACACGAGCCGAGTGGATGGAACGATTCGAGGGCAGCGACGCCTGCGTCGCCCCCGTACTCAGTATGACCGAGGCCCCCGAGCACCCACACCTGCAAGAACGCGGCTCGTTCGTGACGATCGACGGCGTCACCCAGCCCGCATCGTCGCCGCGCTTCTCGCGAACTGCCACCGCCGCCCCGCGGAAACCCCCGATACCAGGGACGCACACGGCCGAGGTCATCAAGGACTGGCTTGGACCCAGGCACAGCGACATCGACTGA
- a CDS encoding MaoC/PaaZ C-terminal domain-containing protein yields the protein MPLWFEDCQAMGIDEEMVSPARTVTETDVVLFAAWSGDYNALHTDSVAAAESRYGERIAHGALGMALCFGLSTRVWDFDGSALALLGIDQWLFRAPIRIGDTLHARARIVSTRLTSRGDSGVVQRHFELVNQYGEITQEGRLGLLVRTRPQAA from the coding sequence ATGCCGTTGTGGTTCGAAGACTGCCAAGCCATGGGCATTGACGAGGAGATGGTCTCGCCTGCCCGAACCGTCACCGAAACCGACGTGGTGCTGTTCGCCGCATGGAGCGGCGATTACAACGCTCTGCACACCGACTCGGTCGCCGCTGCGGAGAGCCGTTACGGAGAACGGATCGCTCACGGGGCGTTGGGAATGGCGCTGTGCTTTGGGTTAAGCACGCGAGTATGGGACTTCGACGGCTCGGCGCTCGCTCTGCTTGGCATCGACCAGTGGCTGTTCCGCGCACCCATCAGGATCGGCGACACGCTACACGCCCGAGCGCGGATCGTCAGCACACGCCTGACAAGCCGTGGCGACAGCGGCGTCGTCCAACGCCACTTCGAGTTGGTCAACCAGTACGGCGAGATCACTCAGGAGGGTCGACTCGGCCTACTGGTCAGAACCCGCCCGCAGGCAGCGTGA
- a CDS encoding SDR family NAD(P)-dependent oxidoreductase yields the protein MRFVDGIVDRLVNPPRGCSSERLRAEVEGKTILVTGASYGLGEATARLLGAAGATVLLAARTTEKLDEVFASITVGGGRAWAYPVDLADRDAISLLARRITETHGPLDVMVNNAGKSIRRSLDLQQDRPQDFERTIDINYLGPVRLLLELLPPMRAAGAGHVINVSTIGTRITPIPRWGSYQASKGAFDVWLRSVAPELHHDGVRVSSLYMWLIHTRMSAPTAIMHRLPGLHPNEAADIVAKAIVERPATLQPWWLRPAGLLSALAPGVIEAGMRAMFRRSSDSDSARGVRP from the coding sequence ATGCGCTTCGTCGATGGGATTGTTGATCGGCTGGTCAACCCGCCGCGCGGCTGCTCCTCCGAGCGGTTGCGCGCTGAGGTCGAGGGTAAGACGATCCTGGTGACTGGTGCCTCGTATGGGCTTGGTGAGGCCACCGCACGGTTGTTGGGTGCGGCGGGCGCGACGGTGTTGTTGGCCGCGCGCACGACGGAGAAGCTCGATGAAGTGTTCGCGTCGATCACCGTCGGTGGTGGCCGGGCGTGGGCCTATCCCGTCGATCTCGCTGATCGGGATGCGATTTCGTTGCTGGCGCGGCGAATCACTGAGACGCACGGTCCCCTCGATGTCATGGTGAACAACGCGGGCAAGTCGATCCGGCGGTCGCTCGACCTTCAGCAGGACCGTCCGCAGGACTTCGAGCGCACCATCGACATCAACTATCTCGGGCCGGTCCGGTTGCTGCTCGAGCTGCTGCCGCCGATGCGCGCGGCCGGGGCCGGGCATGTCATCAACGTGTCCACGATCGGCACGCGGATCACTCCGATTCCGCGGTGGGGGTCGTACCAGGCGTCCAAGGGCGCCTTCGACGTCTGGCTGCGCAGCGTCGCTCCAGAACTCCATCACGACGGGGTTCGGGTCAGCTCTTTGTATATGTGGTTGATCCACACTCGGATGAGCGCACCGACCGCGATCATGCACCGGCTGCCGGGGCTGCACCCGAACGAGGCGGCCGATATCGTCGCCAAAGCAATCGTCGAACGTCCGGCCACTCTTCAGCCGTGGTGGCTGCGGCCTGCGGGCCTGCTCTCGGCGCTGGCGCCGGGCGTGATCGAAGCGGGAATGCGCGCGATGTTCCGCCGGTCCTCTGATTCTGACAGCGCTCGTGGAGTCCGGCCATAA